Proteins from a genomic interval of Chryseobacterium indologenes:
- a CDS encoding HAD hydrolase family protein has translation MSYKEKLKDIKAFVFDVDGVFTDGSVYLMPGGNMCRVMNVLDGYAVVKALKNNYIIGVITGGNDEMVKHRINYLGIQDYYPKSHNKMADFEDFKKKYNLTNEEILTMGDDLPDIHIMENSAIAACPENAVPEVKGISHYISPKKGGTGAVRDVIEQVMKVQGNWHDDNTQSI, from the coding sequence ATGAGCTATAAAGAGAAATTAAAAGATATCAAAGCCTTTGTATTTGATGTTGACGGAGTTTTCACAGACGGAAGCGTGTACCTTATGCCCGGTGGAAACATGTGCAGAGTGATGAATGTATTGGATGGCTATGCGGTTGTTAAAGCTTTAAAAAACAATTATATAATAGGCGTAATTACCGGTGGAAATGACGAAATGGTAAAGCACAGAATCAATTACCTTGGAATCCAGGATTATTATCCGAAGTCTCATAATAAAATGGCTGATTTTGAAGATTTTAAAAAGAAATATAATCTTACGAATGAAGAGATTCTGACCATGGGTGATGATCTTCCGGATATCCATATCATGGAAAATTCGGCTATTGCTGCATGCCCGGAAAATGCTGTACCGGAAGTTAAAGGTATTTCTCATTATATTTCTCCTAAAAAAGGCGGAACCGGAGCGGTACGCGATGTCATTGAGCAGGTAATGAAAGTTCAGGGAAACTGGCATGACGATAATACCCAATCTATTTAA
- the tsaB gene encoding tRNA (adenosine(37)-N6)-threonylcarbamoyltransferase complex dimerization subunit type 1 TsaB, whose translation MKILYLETSSKNCSVAVSDNETLLCLCEEVSENYKQSESLHTYVEWALEGAGISLKEIEAVSLGKGPGSYTGLRIGAASAKGFCYGLKVPLVAVNSLESMIEPFLGNNYDFIVPLIDARRMEVYTAVYDGQTGSELSATEAKILDERSFEEFKDKKVIFVGDGAKKAREILQLPDADFKEDVFPSAQYLIKKTLEKIRSGEVEDMAYFEPFYLKDFHGVKKKP comes from the coding sequence ATGAAAATTCTATATCTCGAAACCTCTTCAAAAAACTGTTCAGTAGCAGTATCAGATAATGAAACGTTATTGTGCCTTTGTGAAGAAGTTTCTGAAAACTATAAACAGTCAGAAAGTCTTCATACCTATGTGGAATGGGCTCTTGAAGGAGCAGGAATTTCACTTAAGGAAATTGAAGCCGTTTCATTAGGTAAAGGACCGGGTTCCTATACAGGGTTAAGAATTGGTGCAGCGTCTGCCAAAGGATTCTGCTATGGATTGAAAGTTCCATTGGTGGCGGTGAATTCTCTGGAGAGCATGATAGAGCCTTTTTTAGGCAATAACTATGATTTTATTGTTCCATTGATCGATGCCAGAAGAATGGAGGTTTATACGGCCGTTTATGACGGTCAGACAGGGAGTGAGCTTTCAGCAACAGAAGCGAAAATTCTTGATGAAAGGTCTTTTGAAGAATTCAAAGATAAAAAAGTAATCTTTGTTGGAGATGGAGCGAAGAAAGCAAGAGAAATTCTGCAGCTTCCTGACGCTGATTTTAAAGAGGATGTTTTTCCTTCTGCACAATATTTAATCAAGAAGACCCTTGAAAAAATCCGGAGTGGGGAAGTGGAGGATATGGCCTATTTTGAACCTTTTTATTTAAAAGATTTTCATGGGGTGAAGAAAAAGCCATAG
- a CDS encoding tetratricopeptide repeat protein, producing the protein MKKNILFLLVICIVASCATKTKKPEQRSKLLKGFSTYYNTLFNAKDALNNEFTNRDKEHKDNFYAPYISILTFEEQPLGSDLGQSAAFAENSMKMAEVANKPTGRGNSGVPNIPGVPGLNNNGQGTQDGDQGATKGATTLEIAEAKAMKAINKYSVTRNGEEKNKQIFDAYIILAQSRIYQNKPLQALDALNYVFTHMKDDKRVPLARIYQGVAYDKIKDYHRAHETFAKLKGENINKSYAKLLSIYYSESLLDAGKKEEAAKELDAAFELNSDRKLKSRIAYLRGQVAENLGQNDKARESYTAAYKYANDFEFEVKSQIAIAKTFNGKGDYNGAKNYLEGISKKGTYASRKNEFYYALGLMANKAGKKDEAQDFFRKSLFEKVSDPQIRGLAYYEIGKSYLDKNDYIGAGTYYDSALAVMTYEPSKILLKDQSEYIKKISKNYYLIKKNDSILSLAKMNDSQRTDFFAKYITKLKAKEEKEELERRRAERSKGFDTGDYNANSLFAKSGNAFEDFGITTKGFYFGNTGTVSKGTSTFKQVWGERALSDNWRYSKKMATIEDMKNEALGVTSAPNPRRFEPAYYIEQIPTDQGKLSQLKKDRDTASLGLGIMYQNYFTNTPLATKTLYDLVDVRPEEKVMLQALYEIFAMNYEKNPQASDRAKQILLADYPYTSYAEFARNPKNKSFVKSTVEVENEYKRAYALYESEKFGESKQVIDETLQKYPKDALVPKLNLLNAFNVGKSSGKEVMILQLEQIALNYSKTPEGARAKEMLNYLKSDLSFQATDNKGNAIPQQPGMPAQPNQYQQGNNNGSQMNNNVPQQPGPQTNMQVAELDPQQTQNNNQQKQKPKKPNNSNAPAKPQ; encoded by the coding sequence ATGAAAAAGAATATTTTGTTCCTTCTGGTCATATGCATTGTTGCTTCTTGTGCTACTAAGACAAAGAAGCCGGAGCAGCGATCCAAGTTACTGAAAGGATTTTCCACATATTACAACACGCTTTTTAATGCTAAAGATGCATTAAATAACGAGTTTACGAACCGTGATAAAGAACATAAAGATAATTTTTATGCTCCATATATCTCTATTCTTACCTTTGAAGAGCAACCTTTGGGAAGTGACCTCGGACAATCTGCTGCTTTTGCGGAGAATTCGATGAAGATGGCTGAAGTTGCCAATAAACCTACGGGGAGAGGAAATTCCGGAGTACCTAATATTCCGGGAGTGCCAGGTCTAAACAATAATGGACAGGGCACACAGGACGGAGATCAGGGCGCAACGAAAGGCGCAACCACACTGGAAATTGCAGAAGCGAAAGCTATGAAAGCCATCAACAAATACTCGGTGACCAGAAACGGAGAGGAGAAAAACAAACAGATCTTTGATGCCTACATTATTCTTGCGCAGTCAAGAATTTACCAGAATAAACCTTTGCAGGCCCTTGATGCCCTCAATTATGTCTTTACACACATGAAAGATGACAAAAGGGTTCCGTTAGCAAGAATATATCAGGGAGTTGCTTACGACAAAATTAAAGATTACCATAGGGCTCACGAAACTTTTGCCAAACTAAAAGGAGAAAATATAAATAAAAGCTACGCAAAACTGCTAAGTATTTATTATTCCGAATCTCTATTGGACGCGGGGAAAAAAGAAGAGGCTGCCAAAGAACTGGATGCTGCCTTTGAATTGAACTCCGACAGAAAACTGAAAAGCAGGATCGCTTATTTAAGAGGACAGGTAGCAGAAAACCTTGGCCAGAATGATAAGGCGAGAGAAAGTTATACTGCCGCTTACAAGTACGCCAATGACTTTGAATTTGAAGTAAAGTCTCAAATCGCTATTGCCAAAACCTTCAACGGGAAAGGAGACTACAACGGGGCAAAAAACTATCTGGAAGGAATCAGTAAAAAAGGAACGTATGCTTCCAGAAAAAACGAATTTTACTATGCGCTGGGACTCATGGCTAATAAAGCCGGGAAAAAGGACGAGGCGCAGGATTTTTTCAGAAAATCTTTATTTGAAAAAGTATCTGACCCACAAATTCGCGGATTAGCTTATTATGAAATCGGGAAAAGCTACCTTGATAAAAATGATTACATCGGTGCCGGCACCTACTATGACTCTGCACTTGCTGTAATGACCTATGAGCCTTCTAAAATCCTGTTAAAAGATCAGTCTGAATACATCAAAAAGATTTCTAAAAATTATTACCTGATCAAGAAGAATGACAGTATTCTTTCTCTGGCAAAAATGAACGACAGTCAAAGAACCGATTTCTTTGCAAAATACATTACAAAGCTTAAAGCGAAGGAAGAAAAAGAAGAGCTGGAAAGAAGGCGTGCGGAAAGAAGTAAAGGTTTTGATACCGGAGATTATAATGCCAATTCACTTTTTGCAAAAAGCGGTAATGCATTTGAAGATTTTGGGATCACCACCAAAGGCTTTTATTTCGGCAATACGGGAACTGTAAGTAAGGGAACCTCTACCTTTAAACAGGTATGGGGAGAACGGGCTCTTTCCGATAACTGGCGTTATTCCAAAAAAATGGCTACCATTGAGGATATGAAAAATGAAGCTTTGGGAGTCACTTCCGCACCGAATCCGAGACGTTTCGAACCCGCTTACTATATTGAGCAGATTCCTACCGATCAGGGAAAATTAAGCCAGCTAAAAAAGGACAGAGACACCGCTTCTCTTGGCTTGGGTATTATGTATCAAAATTATTTTACCAATACTCCCCTTGCGACTAAAACTTTATATGATCTTGTAGATGTGCGACCGGAAGAAAAGGTAATGCTTCAGGCTTTATATGAAATTTTTGCGATGAATTATGAGAAAAATCCACAAGCCTCGGATCGCGCGAAGCAAATCCTTCTGGCAGATTATCCGTATACTTCCTATGCTGAATTTGCAAGAAATCCTAAAAATAAATCTTTTGTAAAATCTACTGTAGAAGTCGAAAATGAATATAAAAGAGCCTACGCTCTCTATGAGTCGGAAAAATTCGGGGAAAGTAAGCAGGTAATAGACGAAACCCTCCAGAAATATCCAAAAGATGCTCTGGTGCCTAAGCTAAATTTATTGAATGCATTTAATGTTGGTAAATCGAGCGGAAAGGAAGTGATGATATTACAACTGGAACAAATTGCCCTCAATTATTCTAAAACTCCTGAAGGAGCAAGGGCCAAGGAAATGCTCAATTACCTCAAAAGTGATCTGAGTTTCCAGGCAACAGATAATAAGGGGAATGCCATCCCGCAGCAGCCTGGAATGCCTGCGCAGCCAAACCAATATCAGCAGGGGAATAATAATGGTTCTCAAATGAACAACAACGTACCACAACAACCGGGGCCACAAACAAATATGCAGGTCGCAGAGCTTGATCCTCAACAGACGCAAAATAACAATCAGCAAAAGCAGAAGCCGAAAAAACCTAACAACTCAAATGCTCCTGCCAAGCCTCAATAA
- the lepA gene encoding elongation factor 4 — protein sequence MKNIRNFCIIAHIDHGKSTLADRLLEYTNTVTQRELQSQTLDDMDLEKERGITIKSHAIQMDYEYKGEKFILNLIDTPGHVDFSYEVSRSIAACEGALLIVDAAQSIQAQTISNLYLALENDLTIIPILNKIDLPSANPEEVTDEIMNLIGCEYEDVLRVSGKTGEGVHHLLEQIVERIPAPVGNPDGPLQALIFDSVYNPFRGIEAYFKVVNGSITKNEKIKFFATGKEYGADEVGTLKLKQVPKKTIQCGDVGYLVSGIKDAREVKVGDTITSFEKPADGPIDGFEEVKPMVFAGIYPIDSEDFEELRFSLEKLRLNDASLVFEPESSAALGFGFRCGFLGMLHMEIVQERLDREFNMNVITTVPNVSYFGYTKKEPEVPILINNPSEMMDPSTMDRVEEPFIKASIITKSDFVGAVMTLCIEKRGEIVNQSYLTSERVELIFNMPLAEVVFDFYDRLKSISKGYASFDYHPIGFRASKLVKMDILINGDMVDALSSLIHDSNAYYIGKRMCEKLRELIPRQQFDIAVQAALGTKVIARETIKALRKDVTAKCYGGDISRKRKLLEKQKEGKKKMKQIGRVEVPQSAFMAVLKLND from the coding sequence ATGAAAAACATACGAAATTTTTGCATAATCGCTCATATCGACCATGGTAAAAGTACTTTGGCAGACCGTCTTTTGGAGTATACAAACACTGTTACCCAAAGAGAATTACAGTCTCAGACGCTGGATGATATGGATTTGGAGAAAGAACGTGGGATTACCATTAAGTCACACGCGATCCAGATGGATTATGAGTATAAAGGTGAAAAATTTATTTTAAACCTTATCGATACCCCGGGACACGTAGACTTTTCTTATGAAGTTTCCCGTTCTATTGCTGCTTGTGAAGGTGCCCTTCTTATTGTGGATGCTGCGCAAAGTATCCAGGCACAGACCATCAGTAATCTTTATTTAGCATTAGAAAATGACCTTACGATCATTCCAATTTTGAATAAAATTGACCTTCCTTCTGCAAACCCTGAAGAAGTAACCGACGAAATTATGAATTTAATCGGTTGCGAATATGAAGATGTATTAAGAGTTTCAGGAAAAACAGGAGAAGGAGTTCACCATCTTTTAGAACAAATTGTTGAAAGGATTCCGGCTCCTGTTGGAAATCCTGACGGACCACTTCAGGCTTTGATCTTTGACTCGGTTTATAACCCGTTCAGAGGAATTGAAGCATATTTCAAAGTAGTAAACGGAAGTATTACAAAAAATGAAAAAATCAAATTTTTTGCCACAGGTAAGGAATATGGCGCTGATGAGGTGGGTACATTGAAGCTGAAACAGGTTCCTAAGAAAACCATTCAGTGTGGAGATGTAGGATATCTGGTTTCCGGAATTAAAGATGCCCGTGAAGTAAAAGTAGGAGATACCATTACCTCTTTTGAAAAACCTGCAGATGGACCAATTGATGGTTTTGAAGAAGTAAAACCGATGGTATTTGCCGGTATCTACCCAATTGATTCTGAGGATTTTGAAGAATTAAGATTCTCTCTGGAGAAATTAAGATTGAATGATGCTTCCCTGGTTTTTGAACCGGAAAGTTCCGCTGCCCTTGGTTTCGGGTTCCGTTGCGGATTTCTGGGAATGCTTCACATGGAAATTGTTCAGGAACGTTTGGATAGAGAATTCAATATGAACGTTATTACAACGGTACCCAACGTTTCTTACTTCGGATATACCAAAAAAGAACCTGAAGTTCCGATTCTGATCAATAACCCGTCAGAAATGATGGACCCTTCAACAATGGACAGGGTAGAAGAACCTTTCATTAAAGCTTCTATCATTACAAAGTCCGATTTCGTGGGAGCAGTAATGACCTTATGTATTGAAAAAAGAGGGGAGATCGTTAACCAAAGTTATTTAACTTCTGAAAGAGTAGAATTGATTTTCAACATGCCGTTGGCAGAAGTTGTATTTGATTTCTATGACAGGTTAAAATCAATCTCTAAAGGATATGCGTCATTCGATTACCATCCGATTGGATTCAGAGCTTCCAAGCTTGTAAAAATGGATATTCTGATTAATGGTGACATGGTAGATGCCCTTTCATCGCTGATCCATGACAGTAATGCTTACTATATCGGTAAGAGAATGTGTGAGAAACTTCGTGAACTGATCCCGAGACAGCAGTTTGATATCGCTGTTCAGGCAGCATTGGGAACGAAAGTTATCGCAAGAGAAACGATCAAGGCTCTAAGAAAAGATGTTACCGCAAAATGTTACGGTGGAGATATTTCCAGAAAACGTAAATTATTGGAGAAACAGAAAGAAGGGAAGAAAAAAATGAAGCAGATCGGAAGAGTAGAAGTACCACAATCTGCATTTATGGCTGTTTTAAAGCTTAATGATTAA
- the maf gene encoding septum formation protein Maf, translating to MKLLLASQSPRRKELLSSLGFDFEVVKIDCEEILPQHIKIEEAAAYLSELKADTFRSLTDGEVLLTADTVVAIDNQILGKPTDADNAFAMLRNLSGKTHQVYTGISIKTVDKIYTQTDVAEVTFDEITDDEAAFYIQNYKPFDKAGSYGIQEWLGMAKITKMNGSFYTIMGLPTHLVYKTLKEISEV from the coding sequence ATGAAATTACTTTTAGCATCACAATCCCCAAGGAGAAAGGAACTTCTTTCCAGCCTTGGTTTCGACTTCGAAGTGGTAAAAATCGACTGTGAAGAAATTCTTCCGCAACACATTAAAATAGAGGAAGCGGCAGCCTATTTATCCGAATTAAAAGCAGATACCTTCAGATCCTTAACAGACGGTGAAGTTTTACTTACTGCGGACACGGTAGTGGCTATTGATAATCAGATCCTCGGAAAGCCTACAGATGCTGATAATGCGTTTGCAATGCTCCGAAATCTTTCAGGAAAAACCCATCAGGTATATACGGGAATTTCGATCAAGACTGTGGATAAAATATATACGCAGACCGATGTTGCAGAGGTGACTTTTGATGAAATCACCGATGATGAAGCCGCCTTTTATATTCAAAATTATAAGCCTTTCGATAAAGCAGGAAGCTATGGTATTCAGGAATGGTTGGGAATGGCAAAAATCACAAAAATGAACGGAAGTTTTTATACCATTATGGGGCTTCCGACACATCTGGTCTACAAAACTCTCAAAGAAATCTCCGAGGTTTAA
- a CDS encoding sigma-70 family RNA polymerase sigma factor — translation MKIKDTEIISLMQNPRTQDKGVRALMDAYQSRLYWHIRRIIVDGDLAQDTLQETFIKAYQNFHQFKNDSQLYTWLYRIATNEALQQVNKMNKMKKTDEDAEYHMQNLVADNTEGDAEEIQVLLQSAIQSLPEKQKLVFMMRYYDDLPYEEISKIVDMSVGTLKTNYHYAKQKIEDYIKENYER, via the coding sequence ATGAAGATTAAGGACACGGAAATAATTTCGTTGATGCAGAATCCACGGACCCAGGATAAAGGTGTCCGTGCCTTGATGGATGCCTATCAAAGCAGATTGTACTGGCATATAAGAAGAATTATCGTAGACGGAGATCTTGCCCAGGATACCTTGCAGGAGACTTTTATAAAAGCTTATCAGAATTTTCATCAGTTTAAAAATGATAGCCAGCTGTATACCTGGCTGTACAGAATCGCAACCAACGAAGCGCTGCAGCAGGTCAACAAAATGAATAAAATGAAAAAAACCGATGAGGATGCAGAGTATCATATGCAGAATCTTGTAGCCGATAATACCGAAGGAGATGCCGAAGAAATACAGGTTTTACTGCAAAGTGCCATCCAGAGCCTGCCGGAAAAGCAGAAGCTTGTATTTATGATGCGGTATTATGATGATTTGCCCTATGAAGAGATATCCAAAATTGTAGATATGTCAGTAGGGACTTTAAAGACCAATTATCATTATGCCAAGCAAAAAATTGAAGATTATATTAAGGAAAATTACGAAAGATAA